One genomic segment of Brassica napus cultivar Da-Ae chromosome A3, Da-Ae, whole genome shotgun sequence includes these proteins:
- the LOC106419712 gene encoding uncharacterized protein LOC106419712 isoform X2, which produces MSDQGEKTCPLCAEEMDLTDQQLKPCKCGYQICVWCWHHIVDMAEKDQIEGRCPACRTPYDKEKIVGMTVDCDSLAFETNMERKKTQKSKSKPSDGRKQLTSVRVIQRNLVYIVGLPLNLADEDLLYHKEYFGQYGKVLKVSMSRTSSGAIQLFPNDTCSVYITYAKEEEAVRCIQAVHGFILDGKSLKACFGTTKYCHAWLRNAACVNPDCLYLHEVGSQEDSFTKDEAISAHTRVQQITGATNILHQRSGSMLPPPLDAFCSDSSAKPIAKVPSSNAASVARYSPPSGSGSSSKSTALPAAASWGTHIANQPSLATWVTPNGSSDIQRTTSVNGTLAFSAVVANAAHGPVTSSNILKRPSGKEENQKAVDKSKLRGLKLLQHNVVVDSGTKRATSPDRDSPSNRLSSSTDSSYDGKDVVQPSAAVNSSDDSEEGVEDDLTVANLSLGVSQMEITTDSRDDRPDIAIGSKCDQGSSRQPDHQISKLPHLEQCKMDSSTNTDKKAIPSGVPCTRPEWDWRLDLQSQMQVSSKLDAEDNISSFDSQRHHHEEDVTSSRVFSNSSSSILDSNHLASRASLPCELLGVSGSNLRFPSDRGSDRLHLQNGFGEKSMFNVDHSLFANEGRNKDSSAEDEVISNILSLDFDPWDETLTSPQNLAELLGRVDQRSSPLKPSNLLKQQNSQSRFSFAQESSNQAFDRDNHSVYGQFSREQPIPESVVSRDIYRDNLGNLNGFASNYSGGLEHVTASPLFSSYKTPVTRPQVSAPPGFFAPSRLPPPGFSSHERMGLSSDTAPGTRFLDSAAMLRNAYQVPPPVGNSIGASDIEFADPAILAVGRGMINADLDMSSGFSSQMNSFGNETGLQMLRQQSLSAAQQQVNGFHHDLRNSSPSPIDPYRFNSRLMDQQAQGSSLSLFSQHPRQQQPSANQALSNGHWDKWNEGQNLNSLGMAELLRNERLGFNGSLYNNGYEDPKFRIPSPGDVYNRTYGM; this is translated from the exons ATGAGTGACCAAGGAGAGAAAACTTGCCCACTATGTGCTGAAGAGATGGATCTCACTGATCAACAATTGAAGCCTTGCAAATGTGGCTATCAG ATTTGTGTTTGGTGCTGGCATCACATAGTGGACATGGCAGAGAAAGATCAGATAGAAGGGCGTTGTCCTGCTTGTCGCACTCCATATGACAAAGAAAAGATTGTAGGAATGACTGTTGATTGCGACAG TCTGGCCTTTGAAACCAACATGGAGCGCAAGAAGACTCAAAAGTCAAAATCAAAACCTTCGGATGGGAGAAAGCAACTCACTAGTGTCAGAGTCATCCAGAGGAATCTTGTTTACATTGTCGGGTTGCCCCTTAATCTAGCAGATGAAGAT CTACTCTATCATAAAGAATATTTCGGTCAGTATGGAAAAGTTCTGAAGGTTTCCATGTCCCGAACATCATCTGGTGCCATCCAACTATTCCCAAATGATACATGCAGTGT atATATTACTTATGCGAAAGAGGAAGAGGCTGTCCGTTGCATCCAGGCCGTTCATGGGTTTATCTTGGATGGTAAATCACTGAA gGCGTGTTTTGGGACAACCAAGTATTGTCATGCATGGCTGAGAAATGCG GCGTGTGTTAATCCTGATTGTCTCTATCTGCACGAGGTCGGTTCACAAGAGGATAGTTTTACAAAAGATGAGGCCATATCTGCCCATACAAG AGTTCAGCAAATCACCGGAGCAACAAACATTCTGCATCAACGGTCAGGGAGCATGCTACCTCCACCACTAGATGCTTTCTGCAGTGACAGTTCTGCTAAACCAATTGCAAAAGTCCCTTCAAGT AATGCAGCAAGTGTTGCCAGGTATTCTCCACCTAGTGGGAGTGGGAGCTCTAGCAAATCGACTGCTCTTCCTGCTGCAGCGTCATG GGGGACACATATTGCAAACCAGCCGTCTTTAGCAACTTGGGTTACCCCAAATGGATCTTCTGATATACAAAGAACAACATCAGTTAATGGAACCTTGGCCTTTTCTGCTGTTGTTGCAAACGCAGCTCATGGCCCTGTAACCTCTAGTAACATTCTTAAAAGACCATCAGGCaaagaagaaaatcaaaaagCTGTTGACAAAAGCAAGCTTAGGGGTTTGAAGCTTTTGCAGCACAATGTTGTGGTTGATTCTGGGACCAAGAGAGCCACCTCACCTGATAGAGATTCTCCTAGCAATCGGTTATCCAGTTCAACAGACTCTTCCTACGATGGCAAAGACGTTGTCCAGCCTTCAGCTGCTGTGAACTCGTCTGACGATTCAGAGGAAGGTGTAGAAGATGACCTTACTGTAGCCAACTTGTCTCTTGGTGTTTCACAAATGGAGATAACTACAGATTCCAGAGATGACCGTCCTGATATTGCGATTGGTAGTAAGTGTGATCAAGGTTCTAGTAGACAACCTGATCATCAAATATCAAAGTTGCCACATCTAGAGCAATGTAAGATGGATAGCTCTACTAACACTGATAAAAAGGCTATTCCATCAGGGGTCCCCTGCACAAGACCAGAGTGGGATTGGAGATTAGATTTGCAATCCCAAATGCAAGTCAGCTCAAAATTGGATGCGGAGGATAATATCTCATCATTTGATAGCCAACGGCATCACCATGAAGAGGATGTTACCAGTTCGCGGGTTTTCTCTAATTCTTCAAGTTCCATTTTGGATTCAAATCATCTGGCTTCTCGTGCTTCCCTACCTTGTGAACTTTTAGGTGTAAGCGGTTCAAACTTGAGATTCCCTTCGGATAGAGGCAGTGATAGGTTGCATCTTCAAAATGGGTTTGGTGAGAAATCCATGTTCAATGTGGATCACTCTCTGTTTGCTAATGAAGGCAGGAACAAAGATAGCAGTGCAGAGGATGAAGTAATCTCAAACATTTTGTCACTCGACTTTGATCCATGGGATGAAACCTTAACTTCACCCCAAAATTTGGCTGAGTTACTAGGTAGAGTTGATCAGCGATCCAGTCCTCTAAAACCGTCAAATCTCCTGAAGCAACAAAACAGCCAGTCCAGATTTTCTTTTGCACAAGAATCTAGTAATCAAGCATTTGACAGAGACAACCATAGCGTTTATGGGCAGTTTTCAAGAGAACAGCCTATTCCAGAGTCTGTAGTGAGCCGAGATATTTATCGGGATAATCTCGGGAATCTTAATGGATTTGCTTCAAACTATTCTGGTGGATTGGAACATGTTACTGCTAGTCCTTTGTTCTCATCCTACAAGACTCCTG TTACACGACCCCAAGTTTCTGCTCCTCCAGGATTTTTTGCGCCCAGCAGGTTACCTCCTCCTGGCTTCTCTTCACATGAAAGAATGGGCCTATCTTCAGATACTGCACCAG GAACTCGTTTTCTTGACTCTGCTGCCATGTTGAGGAATGCATATCAAGTACCACCTCCAGTTGGGAATTCGATTGGTGCAAGTGATATAGAGTTTGCGGATCCTGCAATTCTAGCTGTTGGAAGAGGGATGATAAATGCAGACTTGGATATGAGCTCAGGTTTCTCATCACAAATGAATTCCTTTGGGAATGAGACAGGACTCCAAATGTTGAGACAGCAGTCTCTGTCTGCTGCACAACAACAAGTCAATGGGTTTCATCATGATCTCAGGAACTCATCTCCTTCACCTATCGATCCTTACAGATTTAACTCGAGGCTAATGGATCAACAGGCACAGGGAAGTAGCTTATCTCTTTTCTCACAGCACCCAagacaacaacaaccatctgcAAATCAAGCCTTGTCCAATGGTCACTGGGATAAGTGGAATGAAGGCCAAAATTTGAACTCTCTGGGCATGGCCGAGCTACTTAGGAATGAACGGCTGGGATTCAATGGGAGCCTATACAACAATGGATATGAAGATCCGAAATTCCGTATCCCAAGTCCCGGGGATGTATATAATAGAACATATGGGATGTAA
- the LOC106419699 gene encoding putative F-box protein At5g60060 has protein sequence MESSLVLPSQWSNLPLDLLELISDSDYVNDCSSDTVDLLRLRSVCATWRHSLPLSNKNPLSKFPPLLPFWSSSPSGFFILKQNSVYKLEAHPTSWLVKLQETSPGTMRVLDLFSNDRLCFLPENFPEKIDLRESHVRLVRKAYRVEYANKGGGEMSSFWSLSSDKVVVLSSREHSAVIAIHSGGKLGFLKNGDDEIWKILDNSWNVTYEDIITYGENCIVVDDKGKTVIYDVEFKVSDLAEGLAGGGGHKKHLVECYGGEVLLVDKYVKHVWCKSEFSKSAVEFRVYKLKREEKRWEEVRELGRDVALFVGEDCSFSVEITDGDLAGGGCIFYRDYRNGGRSRGVYSDGDGVFNMELKDAGKFWVSY, from the coding sequence ATGGAGTCTTCTCTTGTTCTCCCTTCTCAATGGTCTAACCTTCCTTTAGACCTTCTTGAGTTGATCTCCGACTCCGATTACGTTAACGACTGCTCATCAGACACCGTTGATCTCCTCCGTCTCCGCTCTGTATGTGCCACGTGGCgtcactctcttcctctctccaaCAAAAATCCTTTGTCTAAATTTCCACCTCTCCTCCCTTTCTGGTCATCTTCACCTTCTGGCTTCTTCATTCTGAAACAGAACAGTGTTTACAAACTCGAAGCTCATCCCACAAGCTGGTTGGTGAAGCTTCAGGAGACATCTCCAGGGACAATGCGAGTCTTGGATCTCTTCTCAAACGACAGACTCTGTTTCTTACCAGAGAACTTCCCGGAAAAAATCGACTTGCGGGAATCTCATGTGAGATTGGTCCGTAAAGCTTACCGTGTGGAGTACGCAAACAAAGGTGGTGGCGAGATGTCTTCTTTCTGGTCACTGAGCTCCGACAAAGTTGTGGTCCTGTCTTCACGGGAACACTCAGCGGTCATAGCTATCCACAGCGGTGGAAAGCTAGgattcttgaaaaacggagacgaTGAAATATGGAAGATCTTGGATAACTCGTGGAACGTGACTTACGAGGACATAATAACGTACGGAGAGAACTGCATCGTCGTGGACGATAAGGGCAAAACCGTAATTTACGATGTGGAGTTCAAGGTGTCCGATTTGGCTGAAGGTTTAGCGGGAGGAGGCGGGCACAAGAAGCATCTTGTGGAATGTTACGGCGGAGAAGTATTGCTTGTGGACAAATACGTGAAACACGTTTGGTGCAAGTCGGAGTTTTCGAAGTCTGCGGTGGAGTTTAGAGTGTATAAGctgaagagagaagagaagagatggGAAGAGGTGAGGGAGCTGGGAAGAGATGTGGCTCTGTTTGTAGGAGAAGATTGTTCTTTCTCCGTAGAGATTACGGACGGTGATTTGGCGGGAGGaggttgtatattttatagagattataGGAATGGAGGAAGAAGCAGAGGGGTTTACAGTGATGGTGATGGCGTTTTCAATATGGAGTTAAAAGACGCGGGGAAGTTTTGGGTTTCATACTAA
- the LOC106419540 gene encoding nucleolar protein 58, protein MKTVTGSVNSAKPISLAKAATLLSGFVSSETQASQDVTAYLRRASAAFTELRSFHRKIRSANQKSELQELGGAKGIDDSVENEAVTGEESVHGRKQDEIKEVKKKRKENNEEDVVEEKVMVKLEDEQRNKERKKKKSKYENVIDEKVNVKLEEDRKERKSKKNKKEDVIDEKLEEERKSKKKRKLPKETDA, encoded by the coding sequence atgaAGACAGTCACCGGAAGTGTTAACAGTGCGAAACCAATCTCCCTCGCTAAGGCGGCCACGCTTCTCTCCGGGTTCGTTTCTTCTGAGACCCAGGCCTCTCAAGACGTCACCGCCTACCTCCGACGCGCTTCTGCTGCCTTCACCGAATTAAGGAGCTTCCACAGAAAGATTCGATCGGCGAATCAAAAATCCGAGCTCCAGGAGCTGGGTGGAGCTAAGGGGATTGATGATTCGGTGGAAAACGAAGCTGTGACCGGAGAGGAATCAGTTCATGGTCGGAAACAGGATGAGATAAAGGAGgttaagaagaagagaaaggagaaCAATGAAGAAGATGTTGTTGAGGAGAAGGTGATGGTGAAGTTGGAAGATGAGCAGaggaacaaagagagaaagaagaagaagagcaaataTGAAAATGTTATTGACGAGAAGGTGAATGTGAAGTTGGAAGAAGATAGAAAGGAGAGGAAGagcaagaagaacaaaaagGAAGATGTTATTGACGAGAAGTTggaagaagagaggaagagcaaGAAAAAGAGGAAATTACCAAAGGAGACTGATGCTTGA
- the LOC106419715 gene encoding putative pumilio homolog 19 — protein MAPDNNPFSMSTMFNALQQIHLSNTRLKRLFNLMTSCEGVGQFKDLISTFDQSQLQMMASLLTSDSDYFMEVVSNKYGSRRVQKLLGISDDVDAFFYGAILQRFFDIMTDKYASYVAIRATVVFDQVKKHVMYKYLLHYALDIARIQYGCIALNEVLTDADDPLYRNRLLDVVARDALFLSNDLWGNFVVQHVLKLYDLRCTYRVAVSLRGHCVDLSFKKYGSYIVEKLLEAEVSMGMVVVELLKCDGDRLMRLARSEFGNFVVLTALRVTQEMNRVDLFRDLVQKLMPLRHLLLRSHGNKIANVLETCSIATRYSN, from the coding sequence ATGGCACCCGACAACAATCCGTTCTCCATGTCGACCATGTTCAATGCGTTACAACAAATCCACCTCTCAAATACGCGCTTAAAACGGCTCTTTAACCTAATGACTAGTTGTGAAGGCGTGGGACAGTTTAAGGATCTGATCTCAACGTTTGACCAAAGCCAGCTTCAGATGATGGCGTCATTGCTGACGTCAGACTCCGACTACTTCATGGAGGTCGTCAGTAACAAGTACGGGTCGAGACGCGTGCAGAAGCTCCTCGGGATATCGGATGACGTGGACGCGTTCTTCTACGGTGCTATCCTGCAACGCTTCTTCGACATCATGACTGATAAGTACGCATCCTACGTGGCGATTCGAGCTACGGTCGTTTTCGACCAGGTGAAGAAACATGTGATGTACAAGTACCTTCTCCACTACGCGCTCGACATAGCGCGTATACAATACGGCTGCATCGCGCTCAACGAGGTTTTAACCGACGCGGATGATCCTCTCTACAGAAACCGGTTACTAGACGTAGTCGCGCGCGACGCTCTCTTCCTAAGCAACGATCTTTGGGGGAACTTTGTGGTCCAACACGTGCTTAAACTGTATGACTTGCGTTGCACGTACCGCGTGGCGGTTAGTCTTCGTGGCCATTGTGTTGATCTGTCGTTTAAGAAGTACGGAAGCTACATCGTGGAGAAGCTCTTGGAGGCTGAGGTGTCGATGGGTATGGTGGTTGTGGAGCTTTTGAAGTGCGATGGAGATAGGTTGATGAGGCTGGCGAGGAGTGAGTTTGGGAATTTCGTGGTGCTCACGGCACTGAGAGTCACGCAGGAGATGAATAGGGTTGATTTGTTTAGGGATCTGGTGCAGAAGCTGATGCCTCTTCGCCACCTTTTGCTTAGGTCTCACGGAAACAAAATTGCCAACGTCTTGGAGACATGTTCTATAGCTACTAGGTACTCAAATTAA
- the LOC106419712 gene encoding uncharacterized protein LOC106419712 isoform X1 — protein sequence MSDQGEKTCPLCAEEMDLTDQQLKPCKCGYQICVWCWHHIVDMAEKDQIEGRCPACRTPYDKEKIVGMTVDCDSLAFETNMERKKTQKSKSKPSDGRKQLTSVRVIQRNLVYIVGLPLNLADEDLLYHKEYFGQYGKVLKVSMSRTSSGAIQLFPNDTCSVYITYAKEEEAVRCIQAVHGFILDGKSLKACFGTTKYCHAWLRNAACVNPDCLYLHEVGSQEDSFTKDEAISAHTRSRVQQITGATNILHQRSGSMLPPPLDAFCSDSSAKPIAKVPSSNAASVARYSPPSGSGSSSKSTALPAAASWGTHIANQPSLATWVTPNGSSDIQRTTSVNGTLAFSAVVANAAHGPVTSSNILKRPSGKEENQKAVDKSKLRGLKLLQHNVVVDSGTKRATSPDRDSPSNRLSSSTDSSYDGKDVVQPSAAVNSSDDSEEGVEDDLTVANLSLGVSQMEITTDSRDDRPDIAIGSKCDQGSSRQPDHQISKLPHLEQCKMDSSTNTDKKAIPSGVPCTRPEWDWRLDLQSQMQVSSKLDAEDNISSFDSQRHHHEEDVTSSRVFSNSSSSILDSNHLASRASLPCELLGVSGSNLRFPSDRGSDRLHLQNGFGEKSMFNVDHSLFANEGRNKDSSAEDEVISNILSLDFDPWDETLTSPQNLAELLGRVDQRSSPLKPSNLLKQQNSQSRFSFAQESSNQAFDRDNHSVYGQFSREQPIPESVVSRDIYRDNLGNLNGFASNYSGGLEHVTASPLFSSYKTPVTRPQVSAPPGFFAPSRLPPPGFSSHERMGLSSDTAPGTRFLDSAAMLRNAYQVPPPVGNSIGASDIEFADPAILAVGRGMINADLDMSSGFSSQMNSFGNETGLQMLRQQSLSAAQQQVNGFHHDLRNSSPSPIDPYRFNSRLMDQQAQGSSLSLFSQHPRQQQPSANQALSNGHWDKWNEGQNLNSLGMAELLRNERLGFNGSLYNNGYEDPKFRIPSPGDVYNRTYGM from the exons ATGAGTGACCAAGGAGAGAAAACTTGCCCACTATGTGCTGAAGAGATGGATCTCACTGATCAACAATTGAAGCCTTGCAAATGTGGCTATCAG ATTTGTGTTTGGTGCTGGCATCACATAGTGGACATGGCAGAGAAAGATCAGATAGAAGGGCGTTGTCCTGCTTGTCGCACTCCATATGACAAAGAAAAGATTGTAGGAATGACTGTTGATTGCGACAG TCTGGCCTTTGAAACCAACATGGAGCGCAAGAAGACTCAAAAGTCAAAATCAAAACCTTCGGATGGGAGAAAGCAACTCACTAGTGTCAGAGTCATCCAGAGGAATCTTGTTTACATTGTCGGGTTGCCCCTTAATCTAGCAGATGAAGAT CTACTCTATCATAAAGAATATTTCGGTCAGTATGGAAAAGTTCTGAAGGTTTCCATGTCCCGAACATCATCTGGTGCCATCCAACTATTCCCAAATGATACATGCAGTGT atATATTACTTATGCGAAAGAGGAAGAGGCTGTCCGTTGCATCCAGGCCGTTCATGGGTTTATCTTGGATGGTAAATCACTGAA gGCGTGTTTTGGGACAACCAAGTATTGTCATGCATGGCTGAGAAATGCG GCGTGTGTTAATCCTGATTGTCTCTATCTGCACGAGGTCGGTTCACAAGAGGATAGTTTTACAAAAGATGAGGCCATATCTGCCCATACAAG gAGTAGAGTTCAGCAAATCACCGGAGCAACAAACATTCTGCATCAACGGTCAGGGAGCATGCTACCTCCACCACTAGATGCTTTCTGCAGTGACAGTTCTGCTAAACCAATTGCAAAAGTCCCTTCAAGT AATGCAGCAAGTGTTGCCAGGTATTCTCCACCTAGTGGGAGTGGGAGCTCTAGCAAATCGACTGCTCTTCCTGCTGCAGCGTCATG GGGGACACATATTGCAAACCAGCCGTCTTTAGCAACTTGGGTTACCCCAAATGGATCTTCTGATATACAAAGAACAACATCAGTTAATGGAACCTTGGCCTTTTCTGCTGTTGTTGCAAACGCAGCTCATGGCCCTGTAACCTCTAGTAACATTCTTAAAAGACCATCAGGCaaagaagaaaatcaaaaagCTGTTGACAAAAGCAAGCTTAGGGGTTTGAAGCTTTTGCAGCACAATGTTGTGGTTGATTCTGGGACCAAGAGAGCCACCTCACCTGATAGAGATTCTCCTAGCAATCGGTTATCCAGTTCAACAGACTCTTCCTACGATGGCAAAGACGTTGTCCAGCCTTCAGCTGCTGTGAACTCGTCTGACGATTCAGAGGAAGGTGTAGAAGATGACCTTACTGTAGCCAACTTGTCTCTTGGTGTTTCACAAATGGAGATAACTACAGATTCCAGAGATGACCGTCCTGATATTGCGATTGGTAGTAAGTGTGATCAAGGTTCTAGTAGACAACCTGATCATCAAATATCAAAGTTGCCACATCTAGAGCAATGTAAGATGGATAGCTCTACTAACACTGATAAAAAGGCTATTCCATCAGGGGTCCCCTGCACAAGACCAGAGTGGGATTGGAGATTAGATTTGCAATCCCAAATGCAAGTCAGCTCAAAATTGGATGCGGAGGATAATATCTCATCATTTGATAGCCAACGGCATCACCATGAAGAGGATGTTACCAGTTCGCGGGTTTTCTCTAATTCTTCAAGTTCCATTTTGGATTCAAATCATCTGGCTTCTCGTGCTTCCCTACCTTGTGAACTTTTAGGTGTAAGCGGTTCAAACTTGAGATTCCCTTCGGATAGAGGCAGTGATAGGTTGCATCTTCAAAATGGGTTTGGTGAGAAATCCATGTTCAATGTGGATCACTCTCTGTTTGCTAATGAAGGCAGGAACAAAGATAGCAGTGCAGAGGATGAAGTAATCTCAAACATTTTGTCACTCGACTTTGATCCATGGGATGAAACCTTAACTTCACCCCAAAATTTGGCTGAGTTACTAGGTAGAGTTGATCAGCGATCCAGTCCTCTAAAACCGTCAAATCTCCTGAAGCAACAAAACAGCCAGTCCAGATTTTCTTTTGCACAAGAATCTAGTAATCAAGCATTTGACAGAGACAACCATAGCGTTTATGGGCAGTTTTCAAGAGAACAGCCTATTCCAGAGTCTGTAGTGAGCCGAGATATTTATCGGGATAATCTCGGGAATCTTAATGGATTTGCTTCAAACTATTCTGGTGGATTGGAACATGTTACTGCTAGTCCTTTGTTCTCATCCTACAAGACTCCTG TTACACGACCCCAAGTTTCTGCTCCTCCAGGATTTTTTGCGCCCAGCAGGTTACCTCCTCCTGGCTTCTCTTCACATGAAAGAATGGGCCTATCTTCAGATACTGCACCAG GAACTCGTTTTCTTGACTCTGCTGCCATGTTGAGGAATGCATATCAAGTACCACCTCCAGTTGGGAATTCGATTGGTGCAAGTGATATAGAGTTTGCGGATCCTGCAATTCTAGCTGTTGGAAGAGGGATGATAAATGCAGACTTGGATATGAGCTCAGGTTTCTCATCACAAATGAATTCCTTTGGGAATGAGACAGGACTCCAAATGTTGAGACAGCAGTCTCTGTCTGCTGCACAACAACAAGTCAATGGGTTTCATCATGATCTCAGGAACTCATCTCCTTCACCTATCGATCCTTACAGATTTAACTCGAGGCTAATGGATCAACAGGCACAGGGAAGTAGCTTATCTCTTTTCTCACAGCACCCAagacaacaacaaccatctgcAAATCAAGCCTTGTCCAATGGTCACTGGGATAAGTGGAATGAAGGCCAAAATTTGAACTCTCTGGGCATGGCCGAGCTACTTAGGAATGAACGGCTGGGATTCAATGGGAGCCTATACAACAATGGATATGAAGATCCGAAATTCCGTATCCCAAGTCCCGGGGATGTATATAATAGAACATATGGGATGTAA
- the LOC106419704 gene encoding ankyrin repeat-containing protein At5g02620, whose product MEEASTSTSTPVAAKPTVVKKTMSKQFTGKREDSPLHSAVRRGDFSAVKKILSDHIESEEELRELLQKQNQCGETALYVAAEYGDAEVVAELIKYYDLDDAETKARNGFDPFHIAAKQGELEVLRVLMEEHPELAMTVDLSNTTALHTAAAQGHVEVVEYLLEAAGSSLAAIAKSNGKTALHSAARNGHAEVVKAIVAVEPDTATRTDKKGQTALHMAVKGQSLDVVVELMKGHRSSLNMVDSKGNTALHVATRKGRTKIVELLLENNETSTKAINRAGETPLDTAEKTGHPQLAAVLKTRGVPSAKSINNTTRPNPARELKQTVSDIKHEVHDQLEHARETRKRVQGIAKRINKMHVEGLDNAINSTTVVAVLIATVAFAAIFTVPGQYADERSTLTPGQSLGEANIADNPAFAIFFIFDSIALFISLGVVVVQTSVVAIEHKAKKNMMAIINKLMWLACVLISVAFLALAFVVVGEDERWLAVGVTVFGATIMLTTLGTMCYWVIRHRIEASNVRSARRESMARTRQSGLMDFSGILTKRMYAI is encoded by the exons ATGGAGGAAGCATCAACCTCGACATCAACACCGGTGGCTGCGAAGCCAACCGTTGTTAAGAAGACAATGTCGAAGCAATTTACCGGAAAGCGTGAGGATTCGCCGCTCCACTCCGCTGTAAGACGCGGAGATTTCTCTGCGGTGAAGAAGATTCTGAGTGATCATATTGAATCAGAGGAGGAACTAAGAGAGTTGTTGCAGAAACAGAACCAATGCGGTGAGACCGCGCTTTATGTGGCGGCAGAGTATGGAGACGCCGAGGTGGTTGCAGAGCTCATCAAGTATTATGATTTAGATGATGCAGAGACCAAAGCTAGAAATGGGTTTGATCCTTTCCACATTGCTGCTAAACAAGGCGAATTAG AGGTTTTGAGAGTACTAATGGAGGAACATCCGGAGCTAGCAATGACGGTGGACTTATCAAACACGACTGCTCTACACACGGCGGCAGCTCAGGGACACGTGGAGGTCGTGGAGTACCTCCTAGAAGCTGCAGGGAGTAGCCTAGCAGCGATTGCAAAGAGCAACGGAAAAACGGCGTTGCACTCTGCCGCAAGGAACGGTCACGCGGAAGTGGTGAAAGCTATAGTGGCTGTTGAGCCAGACACAGCGACAAGGACCGATAAAAAAGGTCAGACGGCACTTCACATGGCGGTGAAAGGACAAAGCCTTGATGTTGTCGTTGAGCTAATGAAAGGGCATCGGTCCTCGTTGAATATGGTTGATTCTAAAGGGAACACTGCGTTACATGTTGCTACTAGGAAAGGTCGCACTAAG ATAGTGGAATTGCTTCTAGAGAACAACGAGACAAGCACAAAAGCGATAAACAGAGCTGGAGAAACGCCACTCGACACGGCCGAGAAAACCGGCCACCCCCAGCTAGCCGCGGTTCTCAAAACCCGCGGCGTTCCCTCAGCTAAATCCATCAACAACACTACTCGCCCAAACCCGGCGCGTGAGCTCAAACAAACTGTGAGCGACATCAAACACGAGGTTCACGACCAGCTAGAACACGCTCGAGAGACAAGGAAACGCGTTCAAGGAATCGCCAAACGCATAAACAAAATGCACGTCGAGGGTCTAGACAATGCGATTAACTCCACCACAGTCGTCGCCGTTCTAATCGCCACAGTCGCTTTTGCCGCTATTTTCACCGTGCCAGGACAATACGCTGATGAACGGAGTACTCTCACTCCGGGACAATCTCTTGGAGAAGCTAACATCGCGGATAACCCCGCGTTTGCgattttctttatatttgatTCCATCGCTCTTTTTATATCTTTAGGGGTTGTCGTGGTTCAAACATCGGTGGTTGCGATTGAGCACAAGGCGAAAAAGAATATGATGGCTATCATAAATAAGCTGATGTGGCTGGCTTGCGTTTTGATATCAGTAGCGTTTTTGGCATTGGCGTTTGTGGTCGTTGGTGAGGACGAGAGGTGGCTAGCGGTTGGAGTAACGGTGTTTGGTGCGACGATAATGCTCACGACACTTGGGACTATGTGTTATTGGGTCATTAGGCATAGGATTGAGGCTTCGAATGTAAGAAGCGCGAGGAGAGAATCAATGGCAAGAACGAGACAATCAGGATTGATGGATTTTTCTGGGATTTTGACAAAGAGAATGTATGCTATTTAG